The nucleotide window TAATTAAGAATTTCTGAGTTAAAAATTGTGTTTGTAAGAAATTTTCATAAAATTTGCTGTAATGATGATCTACAAAAATGCTAAAACATCAGATTTTTCTTCAAGTTTTATGGTTTCCATACGAGCATTAGGATGATGGCAGCACAAAAAAGTCTTACTATTACCTttccataaaaaaagaaacccgtCAGCCCAGACAGTCAACATTTTGTCTTAAATTTAGAAAAGAACTAGAAGAAAAtgttcctgcttcctctctgcGGTGGCATGGATATTTATAATAGGAGACCAATGTCTGGATAACCCACCATTCGTTCTTTCGGAACTGTTCTGTTGTGCATCCAATCCATCCCCTCTCACGTGAAAAGTGTCCATCTGGCCACAATCTCACAGCACCCAGCAGTGACCTGAAGCACCTACCTCACATGCACTGTGAGTGTTACATTGCTATCAATATGAGTGATGGACATCCACCTCTTCTATACAATGAGAGGAGGATCTGTGGATCAGGTAAGAAGAGTAAACAATAAGTTTAATTTAAATGCACCAAGTTTCTTAACTCGGGTAGAAGAAGGTGCGCTTGTACGTCTGTCTGTATATTTTTACCTTTTGGTTGCTTATGATTGATGGTCAACATGAAAGATGAGGAAAACATGTTTGAGGCACAGCATAACTGCAAATGTACCAAACAACATGAACGCTCCCTAAGGATGTCCTGGCTTCGGGCCGACCCAGTGGTCACTGGTCATCAGGCACGGCCCAAAGATCAGCCAGTCACAGAGCAGCAGCCCCCTCAGTCCGTCTATATAAACTGTGAGAGGCTCCTGCAAACCTCAAAATGTTAGGAGGAGGTTTTCTCTGTGCTCGTACATGTCAGCTGTTCACCCAGGAGCGCTTACAATGATTTAACGGTGGAGCAAATTAAATGCACAGATTATCAAAATTACAAGGAGAAGATATGAGTGAAGTCATGCAAACATATAGAGGAGAAATATTAGGAAAGTGGGTTTCTTGGGTATTCTGGAATATGAGTCTATTTATGGGATATGAGtcagataatatatatatatatatatatatatttttttttttgtatgttataTATATGCACTTCAAATGAAAAATCCTAGTGACACTCACAAAGGGCTGCTTTATGCTGTAACACCCACAGTATGAAAAATTAGAACTCTAAGACCTCTGTGGGAAGAATGAAAAGGTACCACAAAAACCTCATTAGAGTAAAAAAGCATTATAGTTGCATAACATAATAGTTTCATCAGCCCTGCAATTAGTCCTTCACCTCACCCCGAGCCAAAAACAAACACCCAAAACTCTCAAGCAGTCCTTTAAATGCAGAACTGTAATATTTGAGTCTCTTAATAAGAGAAAATGGTAAGTATGCATTTTACAATACAAAGTTGTGAAAATACGAGCTCTTCAACTTCAGAATCTGTAAACTGTGTACCCAACCTACTGAGTCTCATTAATAAGTCCTTTAACATCGCGTTGCACAAACGTGATGTTGAAGCAACATGTTTGGTATTGATGTAAATAACAAATTCTGCTCTTTTTAAAGCACTTAAACACACAACTTGAAACGCGCGTAACAAAGAAGTCAAACATTGCATCTTACAGTCACACTGACATAAAGCCGTGTTCTTGGCAAAGTATTTCACTAATTCTTCACCTGAAGGTTTGAGTAACGTACGGTTCTACAGTCGAGCTCACCTGCCGGCAGGTGAGGCGGTTTGGGGCCACCTGGAGGTTTTATTGAGGCATTCTCACCAAAAAGCTTTACATAAATACAATCACATTGCCTTTACAAATCTGTGGATATCTGAGGGAGCCTTCAGTCATATATTAGTATTGATTACATATatctttattatatatatatttttttttttgtgggttcAGTTCCAGTTTTAGTAACAAATACGACCCACAATGGAGTCATATTAATTAACATCTTACCTTTCAAAGAAGACCATaaatataatgttttattttttttttgttattttagtttttgttttaggGATGGGGCTCAGAGGCTAATGATATATGTTAAAGTTTAGGTGCTTTACAAGATTTTAATATGATACATGTGGCAATAATGGAGCTTGCGGGCTGTTATTTGGAGAAGCCGAGATGTCTGTTATCCTGCATAAATGGTGGAGGGCTGAAGTTGGTAAAGATGTATTCTGATTTACATTCGAACACCACAGAAATTTCTTCCTCAAACcgtgtgcttttttttatttttaagcctgtcgttgtttatttttttggggggagcaTAAATATATATCAATGTGCAGGCTAAATTAAAAAGTCTCTCACAGTTGTTGACTTTCTATTTCCTGTTATACGCAGACAAATATACACAGTCAGTGGAAACCatgatgcatatatatatatatatatatacagccgTGTAGGATGGGTGAATTCCTTTTGGTTATCACATTGACCACCGGTGGTTTCCATGTTAAACACCACTGTCTGATCAGTGAATATGTGCCCCTTAGTGTCCTCCCCTTTATAGCTATTGCTGTCTATAGCGTCTCGAGGAAGTGGCTCAGACATGCCCTGAAAAGGGCACTGCTTGCTCTTTTGCAAATCATGAAACCAGTTATTTAAACaatctattttgtttttatttttgacctAGGTCCATGAATTGCATCCATGTGCAGAATTTGTCAAGATTAAAACAGTGTAAACGAGAAGTAACATCTGGTATAGGAGGAAGGTACCTATTTGGCTAGAAATGAATGTGACAGTGCACAAAATCACATATTTTATATGAGTAGTTTGATTTATTGATCGGTGTCTTTACGTTAAGGGAAAACCAGAACAGCTTGTGTGCATCACCTCACCGGTGAGGTTACAGGCAAACTCTGGCTCTGCAAGGTCTTTCTGACAAACCTTGCATTTCTGGCCCTTATCCAGTCTGAACTTTCTTTTTGAGGTGTGCATCTGCAGAGTGGAGAAGTAATCgagtaaaaaataataagaaaactTGAATTCATACAATGttcatgaaacaaaatgaaaaaacgtACCCAAATGACCTTGTGTCGCGTGAGCTCCACCTGGGCCATAGCTTTTTGCAGCTGCGCCATTCGCCTCTGGTGGAATGTCTCCCTGAGGGATCCAACTAAGAACTGGGAGACCAGTTGAACAGACCAGGAATCAGGCAGGAGCCCTATGACCTTCTCTGCTGCCAGGACCCGAGGGTGGTTGTTGAGCAGATCCACGGCCGCGCTGCCGAGGTCCTCCGAGCTCAGGTACATTTGGAGCAGGGTGAGCAGCAGGGTCTGCCTGAACACTGTGTCCCTGCCCCGCGCGGCCCTGCAGCAGTAGGCCTCTGCAGCCTTGAGGTCCCCCTCCTGGTGAACAAGCACCTGCAGTGCCTGAGAGTGTCCACCGGTCTTCCCCAAGAGGATGGCTTTCTCCAACCTGAGAGTCGTCCACTCGACTCTCTCTGCAATTACAAAAGTGCCGTATTATTCAGTCAAAATACAGTGATGAATGATTTTACCGATGGGGAATCCACACACCGTATACAGTGGAGACGTCGTAAAATCTGGATTCCCATAGAAGCTGCTGCAACTTCGCCCGGGTCCCCCGCAAAtctgtgtcctcttcctctcgcaGCAACTGAGTAACATATGCCAGGGCCAGGCGGTTATGGTGTCTCTCATCCTGGGTGCAGATTAAACTGTTAATGTCTCGGTGCATTCAAAAAAAGAGCCGGGGATAGTAGATTAGGTAGCTGCTGCTGTGCCCACCTCACTGTTCAAATCATGGATTAAGAACTCAAGATGATGAAGCATCGCCAGCGGGTACTTCTCCATGAGAGCGAGGACATCCTGTGTCTCAAATTGAACATCTGGCGGACGCTTGTTGAAAATCTGCACCCCaatctttttaaaagaaagaacaactgTTACTGGACATTTTATTAGCAATAATTGTTTCATAGCAAATTAGGTGTCATTTTTTCGCATAGAGTTGATTGTTCAACTCATCCTTCTGCAGTTGAGAGTATGAAGTAGGAAAAAGGGACCTCCTGGTTTCTTTGAAGAGTCCAGTCTGCAAATTTCCACACAACATCTCTGTCCGGCAGCTGGCTGAGAGTCTGCACTATATGGCCATACACATCTGAGCAGGACGGGTCTTTGTGGAGGCCATCTTCAATTTTCACCCAAGTCTATAAGAATATAAAAGGCTAaaaattacacttttaaacatCAAGTTTCTattaaatatgttgtttttgggGAATTGATACCTCAATTGCATCAATGTAGTATCCGTGGCTTTGATAGAGGGAACCTACGGCAAAATATCTGTGAATAAAGACAGATCACACAGCAAATTATCCATCAGAATTTGAGAACATTTTGAATATGTGGCTTTTCTTTTAAGACCAGATTTGTCATTTAACAAACCATATTTGTAATTATATATGAGCTATTTAAACCTGTTGTGTCGCTCCAAAACCGGAACACAGCAGTCCAGACTGCACAAATTGGGAAATGCCACAAGCTGCTGCAGATTTTCAGTGTCTCCCACTTCCACGTACAGCCTCAGGAGGGCGTAGTCCACCTCCTTACTGCACTTTAGGCCTTGCACCGTCCCCCTGACAGCTCTGAGGAAATCTCCCAGGAAGGCCAGGTAATGATGAAATGTGTTCCTGTCGTCTCGGCAGACCACCTGGACGTCCCTGCCCTTGTTCAGATGATCGAGCTTGGATTGAAATTCCTCGCTGAGACACGACTGGAAGTCGGGGTAGAGGCGGATGATTTCCCTCGGGTCCAGCTCACCTGCACTGTTCGAATGGGTAATGAACATTGGTTTGTGTTGGATTTAAGTGTAGGATTCAGCATAAAACTCCCACTGTTCACAAAAGTCACTTATCAGTGAACCGCTTGCTGCGTTTAGCTATGAATTGAATGTGCGGTCACAGGCTTTTCACTCTCACATGAATAGATCCATGGCCGCAGAAAAATCCTTTTGGTAAAAATGGACCAATCCAGCGAGGCAAGTGACGGCCTTCTGCAGCTCCtgccaataaagaaaaaaaaaacagaacagagTTTGAACATATTCAAAGCACAGCAATATATGAGGCTGACTCTTTGAGGCAGAAGACTCAAATCTCGAGGGCAATATGTTACActtcaaatttaaaaaacaagaaacgagaaaaaaaaggagggactCATCTGCGTTTAGGTTCTAACACCATCACCTTTGACCTGTAACTCAAGATATGGCGCAGATTACACTAAATCTCGGACACCATCTGCTGTCCTCGTTGCATTCATCCAACTGGAATACACCTACAAGAACAGCTTGCAACAATGTCGTGCATCCACGCCTCGACAGCCTGCTTCATCTGTTTAAAGGCCTCGCAGCCAAAATGTGTAACACTTATGGACGTTGTAAAACCTgcatttaattattaaaaaaatattttttcatataCATCATATAAATGattcaaaaaaacacaaacattttcattcaGACTGAAATGTCTCAATAGCTACTGGATGTATTTGGTGCAGACATTTACGTTACAATATAAATCCATCTGAATTTAGTAAATGTTGACTTTCTCTTGGGCCACAAGCATAAGTATTTTAACATCTAGGACACGGATTGGCACAAACCTCACATGATGCCACGGTTGCTGGCATTCATGTTACGTCCTTTGAAAATCCCATTTTTCTTTAGCTCTACATCCAAGTCATAATTCCTGGTCAAACGTTTTTTTCATCTGCATGTGAGCATTGTCATTTGAAGAATATGAATCTGTAAATAACAAGTGGATCACAGTGATATCACTGAGTATTTAAGGAGTCCCAGACTGGAAAGTGTCCGGAGCTGCTCCTCTGTTGGCCATtagaaataatacaaatgtCAAGCACTTCATTGGCTTCATTTCTTTAGAGCCGTAGGTTGCCATCTGCGTATCATGTTGACATTTCCGTCTTTCTCAAAACActagtactactagtaccaGAATAGCACATGTACTTTTCAGGATTTTCACATTtctcttataataataattcctttgGGTAAAAGAGCCGTTAAAAAGGCAGATTCTGTGTTGGCAGAAGAAAGACAATGAATGTTCTTGTCAGCTATCCTGAGGAATTATTTTGTAACCCTTGAGAATAAGAATGTTAGAAACCTAGATTTCAAAGCAGAGAGTTTTTACCTTGTGTGAGTCAAGTGGAAGTTGATCCTGAACTGCATCCAACAGCATTAAGGCCTCCTCAAACCTCTCATGCATTACAAGTGTGTGGATCTGCTCCTCTGGTGGCACCAGGCGCAGGCTGAAAATGTCCCTCTCTGTGAACACTAACACGCCATCTGAGGGGGAGATTTGTTTTGGGTTCTCAACAACACCGTTCTATCGAGTGAGAACAGTAGGTGAAAGGATGACAGACTGAGTCAGTGCAAACTGAGGCGGACACAGCGACACCTCTGAAAACAAAACCACCATTTGACAGCCGCTCGGTCTGTAATCTGGGCAGGATTAGGTGACGGATTGATGTTGACTGGTTCACCTGATGTGCAGAGGAGACCCTTCGCTCCGCTGAGACTCACAGTCTGTTTGCACTGCTGATCTACGGCGCTGTAGACAGACAGCACTTGGGGCTGCAGGGTTAAGATGTAAGGGAAACACACTCCGGCTGCCAGCACCTCCTGAGGCCACTGGAAGGGAGGGCGCTGGCATATCCCTGTCTTCATCACAAACATGCCtgagggaggaggatggggtGATGATATATTGGAAAAACAAATGTCCTTTGGCAACATGGTAATATGGGGGAGGGGTATGAGATGATTAGCTGTATCGGGCAGCATGTAATGGAACACGAGGATGTCTGTGCTGGACAATCTGGAGAACAACATGTTGAGTTTAGGCAGTTCTTACCCAGAGATTCAGGCCCGTTTAAGAGAAACTCCCCTCGTCCCATTGAGGTTACAATGACACGCTGTCTGCTGTGACTGTGAGGAAAAAGCTCATCGCTGCTTCCAGTCCGAATGTCACAGAGCAGATACCTGTCGCTggtacctacacacacacatccaccatCCACCGCCAAGGCCACGGGGTCCTGGAGCAGCGACACCTCCTTGACCACGTCCCACCTATCCACTCCCACCACGTGGACCCGGATCGCTTTCCTGCGACTGGAGGAAGTCACCATCTTCACACCTTCTGCTTGTGCTGCGAGCAGTGAGTtgcacacctcaaacaaattcACATGCTGGATCTTCTTCAGAGCGGGAACAGGCTCCAAGGAGAACATGTTGAAGGCAGTGACGCTCCGGTCCCACAGGATCAGCAGATGGTTGAAAAGTGGGACTACCCTCAGTTGAGCTACAGGGTTACTTGAGCCTAGTTTTCTCAGCCGACACTCTCTGATTTTGCTCTGGCCAGGACTCTGGTCTCCATCTGTGCCACTGGGGAGGATGAGATGCAGGACTGTTGCATCTTTGGTCCCTAAATACACATTTTGGTCATAGCGCTCGATGCACTGTATGCTGgatttgtccttttcttttgagGCCGGTTGCTTTTCATAGacgtgtgagtgtgtaaatGCTCTAAAAGCCATTGCAGATATTTAAGGATGTTCAAATACAAAATGTTCAATCTGATTAAAATAAAGCTACAGATCTTTTTGTCAAACGAGACGTCCCTACCTCTCGGCTGTTCTTCTTTCCCCTCTGATTCCTCCAAGTTTATGAAGGGTAAAGTAGTTTCACC belongs to Gasterosteus aculeatus chromosome 15, fGasAcu3.hap1.1, whole genome shotgun sequence and includes:
- the LOC120833240 gene encoding transforming growth factor-beta receptor-associated protein 1, producing the protein MAFRAFTHSHVYEKQPASKEKDKSSIQCIERYDQNVYLGTKDATVLHLILPSGTDGDQSPGQSKIRECRLRKLGSSNPVAQLRVVPLFNHLLILWDRSVTAFNMFSLEPVPALKKIQHVNLFEVCNSLLAAQAEGVKMVTSSSRRKAIRVHVVGVDRWDVVKEVSLLQDPVALAVDGGCVCVGTSDRYLLCDIRTGSSDELFPHSHSRQRVIVTSMGRGEFLLNGPESLGMFVMKTGICQRPPFQWPQEVLAAGVCFPYILTLQPQVLSVYSAVDQQCKQTVSLSGAKGLLCTSDGVLVFTERDIFSLRLVPPEEQIHTLVMHERFEEALMLLDAVQDQLPLDSHKELQKAVTCLAGLVHFYQKDFSAAMDLFIAGELDPREIIRLYPDFQSCLSEEFQSKLDHLNKGRDVQVVCRDDRNTFHHYLAFLGDFLRAVRGTVQGLKCSKEVDYALLRLYVEVGDTENLQQLVAFPNLCSLDCCVPVLERHNRYFAVGSLYQSHGYYIDAIETWVKIEDGLHKDPSCSDVYGHIVQTLSQLPDRDVVWKFADWTLQRNQEIGVQIFNKRPPDVQFETQDVLALMEKYPLAMLHHLEFLIHDLNSEDERHHNRLALAYVTQLLREEEDTDLRGTRAKLQQLLWESRFYDVSTVYERVEWTTLRLEKAILLGKTGGHSQALQVLVHQEGDLKAAEAYCCRAARGRDTVFRQTLLLTLLQMYLSSEDLGSAAVDLLNNHPRVLAAEKVIGLLPDSWSVQLVSQFLVGSLRETFHQRRMAQLQKAMAQVELTRHKVIWMHTSKRKFRLDKGQKCKVCQKDLAEPEFACNLTGEVMHTSCSGFPLT